From Bosea sp. NBC_00550, the proteins below share one genomic window:
- a CDS encoding helix-turn-helix transcriptional regulator: MNGRLPTTPPEQLLTSRETAERLGLAENTVARMRCHGTGPEFLKLGRAVRYRWRDVEQWLAGRMQTST, translated from the coding sequence ATGAATGGACGCTTGCCGACCACCCCTCCCGAGCAGCTCCTCACCTCAAGGGAAACGGCGGAGCGCCTTGGCCTCGCCGAGAACACGGTGGCGCGCATGCGCTGCCACGGCACCGGCCCGGAGTTCCTGAAGCTTGGCCGGGCGGTCCGATACCGCTGGCGCGACGTCGAGCAGTGGCTCGCTGGCCGGATGCAGACATCGACCTGA
- a CDS encoding recombinase family protein → MQIVFYARVSTADQTIAHQERQARDAGFAIDRVVADNGVSGVSSRLAERPEGQRLFDLLRAGDVLVVRWVDRLGRNYADVTETIREFMRRGVVIKTIINRMTFDGATADPMQQAVRDALIAFMAASAQAQAEATKAAQAAGIEHAKASNGSAYRGRKPSFTRAQMETVRDLLAQDAGVSVIARTTGLSRQAIYRMKDDPAEAEAALARWGI, encoded by the coding sequence ATGCAGATTGTGTTCTATGCCCGCGTCTCGACTGCCGATCAGACCATTGCCCATCAGGAGCGGCAGGCGCGGGACGCCGGCTTCGCGATTGACCGCGTGGTCGCTGACAATGGCGTCTCCGGCGTCAGTAGCCGGCTTGCCGAGCGGCCAGAGGGCCAGCGCCTGTTCGACCTGCTCCGGGCCGGGGACGTGTTGGTCGTGCGCTGGGTCGACCGGCTCGGGCGCAACTACGCCGACGTCACCGAAACGATCCGGGAGTTCATGCGACGGGGTGTGGTCATCAAGACCATCATCAACCGCATGACCTTCGACGGGGCCACGGCAGACCCGATGCAGCAAGCCGTCAGGGATGCCCTTATTGCCTTCATGGCAGCCTCGGCGCAGGCGCAGGCGGAAGCTACAAAGGCGGCACAGGCGGCTGGCATCGAGCACGCGAAGGCGAGCAATGGCAGCGCCTACAGGGGCCGCAAGCCGAGCTTTACCCGAGCGCAAATGGAAACCGTTCGGGACCTGCTGGCGCAGGATGCAGGTGTCAGCGTCATCGCCAGGACGACCGGTCTGTCCCGGCAGGCGATCTACCGGATGAAGGATGATCCCGCGGAGGCAGAGGCGGCGCTGGCGAGGTGGGGGATATAG
- a CDS encoding META domain-containing protein yields the protein MIRRLGLAAVLAGLAVPMLMPGEAAAQRRQQMPSRSELGGGQTEIPQAQQEKTFPLGASWSVVQLNGKPVYDRRATLLIDKNLRGTGFGGCNTFSASAYPLRQQALAVGPIALTKRSCDKGALEFERAFLTALRATRNWDLVNGRLVLKGAAGELTLSRSL from the coding sequence ATGATCCGACGCCTTGGCCTTGCGGCCGTTCTTGCTGGCCTGGCCGTGCCGATGTTGATGCCGGGCGAGGCCGCCGCGCAGCGCCGCCAGCAGATGCCGTCCCGCTCCGAGCTGGGCGGCGGACAGACCGAGATCCCGCAAGCCCAGCAGGAGAAGACCTTTCCGCTGGGTGCGAGCTGGAGTGTCGTTCAGCTCAACGGCAAGCCGGTCTACGACCGGCGCGCGACGCTGCTCATCGACAAGAACCTGCGCGGCACCGGCTTCGGCGGCTGCAACACCTTCTCGGCTTCGGCCTATCCGCTGCGCCAGCAAGCGCTCGCCGTGGGGCCGATCGCGCTGACGAAGCGCAGCTGTGACAAGGGCGCGCTCGAATTCGAGCGCGCCTTCCTGACCGCGCTGCGCGCAACCCGCAACTGGGACCTCGTCAATGGGCGTCTCGTGCTCAAGGGCGCCGCGGGCGAGCTGACCCTCAGCCGCTCGCTCTGA
- a CDS encoding outer membrane protein — protein sequence MRLGLVSTAVLATCLATSAFAADLPSRHAPPPAPVYAPLFTWAGLYVGLNAGVGWADSGEIGVNGPTAASSGVLSGVGGGDGRFVGGAQIGYNWQSGAIVYGLETDIQYVDAGGSVAWGRYSWWDGRGGGDGAYFGTVRARIGYAFDRTLVYVTGGLAYGGLNTNPLTGNTTSNAGWTVGGGVEYAFTNNWTAKIEGLYVDTGEGRRARSFDNAAGGVLPAGTYTAVSNGGGGAGLVRVGVNYKF from the coding sequence ATGCGTCTAGGCCTCGTTTCCACTGCTGTGCTGGCAACCTGCCTGGCAACCTCGGCCTTCGCGGCCGATCTTCCCAGCCGCCACGCCCCGCCTCCCGCTCCCGTCTACGCGCCCCTGTTCACCTGGGCTGGTCTTTATGTCGGTCTCAACGCCGGCGTGGGCTGGGCTGACTCGGGCGAGATCGGCGTCAACGGACCGACGGCCGCCTCTTCCGGCGTCCTGAGCGGTGTTGGCGGTGGTGACGGCAGGTTCGTCGGCGGCGCCCAGATCGGCTATAACTGGCAGTCCGGCGCGATCGTCTACGGCCTCGAGACCGACATCCAGTATGTCGATGCAGGCGGTAGCGTGGCCTGGGGCCGCTATTCCTGGTGGGATGGCCGCGGCGGCGGTGACGGCGCCTATTTCGGCACTGTGCGTGCTCGCATCGGCTACGCCTTCGACCGAACCCTGGTCTACGTCACCGGCGGTCTGGCCTATGGCGGCCTGAACACCAACCCGCTGACCGGCAACACGACGAGCAACGCCGGCTGGACCGTCGGCGGCGGTGTCGAATACGCCTTCACCAACAACTGGACGGCCAAGATCGAAGGCCTCTACGTCGATACCGGCGAGGGCCGGCGCGCCCGATCCTTCGACAATGCGGCGGGCGGCGTGCTCCCGGCCGGAACCTATACCGCAGTCAGCAATGGCGGCGGCGGTGCCGGGCTCGTGCGCGTCGGCGTGAACTACAAGTTCTGA
- a CDS encoding ATP phosphoribosyltransferase regulatory subunit has product MPASRASIDTVIALFAGEGYARAEPAILQPADVFLDLSGEDIRRRIFMTQDADGRDWCLRPEYTIPVALDHIASGSTEPAAYAYAGPVFRMRSGEPGEFQQAGLESFGRDDATAADAEIMALTIDTTAVLGLKAPRIAMGDVALLGALLDGLAVPQGARRRLVRAVVQGKGAEAVDALDPPAADDDAAHAGLLKALEGQDPKAARAFVEDVLSIAGISTVGGRTAGDIAERFLARAAERENPVNGDVKALLAQVLAVSGDPDAASAALRALADQASLDLGRQLDAFDERTGFLAARGVDVGAIQFSAGFARNLDYYTGFIFELHDDTRGDGKPVAGGGRYDNVLGRLGAGRPIPAVGASLWLDRLTGEAR; this is encoded by the coding sequence GTGCCCGCCAGCCGCGCCAGCATCGACACCGTGATCGCGCTCTTTGCGGGCGAGGGTTATGCGCGGGCGGAGCCCGCCATCCTCCAGCCCGCCGACGTCTTCCTCGATCTGTCGGGTGAGGACATCCGCCGTCGCATCTTCATGACGCAGGATGCCGATGGCCGCGACTGGTGCCTGCGCCCCGAATACACCATCCCCGTCGCGCTCGATCACATCGCCTCGGGCTCGACCGAGCCGGCGGCCTATGCCTATGCCGGGCCGGTCTTCCGCATGCGCTCGGGCGAGCCGGGCGAGTTCCAGCAGGCCGGGCTCGAATCCTTCGGCCGGGACGATGCCACCGCCGCCGATGCCGAGATCATGGCGCTCACCATCGACACCACCGCCGTGCTCGGGCTGAAGGCGCCGCGCATCGCTATGGGTGATGTCGCGCTGCTTGGCGCGCTGCTCGATGGGCTGGCGGTGCCGCAGGGCGCGCGCCGCCGTCTCGTGCGCGCCGTCGTGCAGGGCAAGGGCGCGGAAGCCGTTGATGCGCTCGATCCGCCCGCGGCCGATGACGACGCCGCCCATGCCGGCCTGCTCAAGGCGCTGGAAGGGCAGGACCCCAAGGCCGCCCGCGCCTTCGTCGAGGATGTCCTGTCGATCGCCGGCATTTCGACGGTCGGTGGACGCACGGCGGGCGATATCGCCGAGCGTTTCCTGGCGCGCGCCGCCGAGCGCGAGAACCCGGTCAATGGCGACGTCAAGGCGCTGCTCGCCCAGGTGCTCGCCGTGTCGGGCGATCCGGATGCGGCCTCCGCGGCGCTGCGGGCGCTCGCCGATCAGGCTTCGCTCGATCTCGGCCGGCAGCTCGATGCCTTCGACGAGCGCACCGGCTTCCTGGCCGCGCGCGGCGTCGATGTCGGCGCCATCCAGTTCTCGGCAGGGTTTGCCCGAAATCTCGACTACTACACCGGCTTCATCTTCGAGCTGCACGACGACACCCGTGGCGATGGCAAGCCCGTCGCCGGCGGCGGCCGTTACGACAACGTCCTCGGGCGCCTTGGCGCGGGCCGGCCGATCCCGGCCGTCGGTGCCTCGCTCTGGCTCGACCGCCTGACGGGAGAAGCCCGATGA
- the hisG gene encoding ATP phosphoribosyltransferase, whose translation MTDAPLVLAVPSKGRLQENATAFFGRAGLKFVKASGERGYRGTIAGLDGAEVAFLSASEIVAQLASGAAHIGITGEDLVREQLPDADAAVEMLTPLGFGHANVVVAVPQAWIDVRNMADLDDVASTMRARHGRKLRVATKYVHLTRRFFAQHGLADYRIVESLGATEGAPAAGTAEIVVDITTTGATLSANALKVLDDGVMLASEANLVASMQAPWGDRAKAAARTILSRIAAEEEGRTVREVRASLALAPDVLAALEERFGARLPFGAPAPGAPLTLHCPDKVVFALVEHLDGLGADDVTVTAPAYVFRRSNRLLERLNARI comes from the coding sequence ATGACCGATGCGCCTCTCGTCCTTGCCGTGCCCTCGAAGGGGCGGCTGCAGGAGAACGCCACCGCCTTCTTCGGTCGCGCCGGGCTGAAATTCGTCAAGGCCAGCGGCGAGCGCGGTTATCGCGGCACGATCGCTGGGCTTGATGGCGCGGAGGTTGCCTTCCTCTCGGCCTCCGAGATCGTGGCGCAGCTCGCCTCGGGCGCCGCCCATATCGGCATCACCGGCGAGGACCTCGTCCGCGAGCAGCTCCCGGATGCCGATGCGGCGGTCGAGATGCTCACCCCGCTGGGCTTCGGCCATGCCAATGTCGTCGTCGCCGTGCCGCAGGCCTGGATCGACGTGCGCAACATGGCCGATCTCGACGATGTCGCCTCGACGATGCGCGCCCGCCATGGCCGCAAGCTCCGCGTCGCCACGAAATATGTGCACCTGACCCGCCGCTTCTTCGCGCAGCACGGCCTTGCCGATTACCGCATCGTCGAAAGCCTCGGCGCCACGGAAGGTGCGCCGGCTGCCGGCACGGCCGAGATCGTGGTCGACATCACCACCACCGGCGCGACGCTCTCCGCCAATGCGCTGAAGGTGCTCGATGACGGCGTGATGCTGGCCTCGGAGGCCAATCTCGTCGCGTCGATGCAGGCGCCCTGGGGCGATCGTGCCAAGGCCGCCGCCAGGACCATCCTCTCCCGCATCGCGGCGGAGGAGGAGGGACGCACGGTCCGGGAAGTGCGCGCGAGCCTCGCTCTCGCGCCGGATGTTCTGGCGGCACTAGAGGAGCGCTTCGGGGCGCGTCTTCCCTTTGGCGCGCCTGCGCCCGGCGCGCCGCTCACGCTGCATTGCCCGGACAAGGTCGTGTTCGCGCTGGTCGAGCATCTCGACGGGCTCGGCGCCGACGACGTGACCGTGACGGCACCGGCCTATGTCTTCCGCCGTTCGAACCGCCTGCTCGAGCGGCTCAACGCCAGGATCTGA
- a CDS encoding YMGG-like glycine zipper-containing protein yields the protein MAHPTSWPIRLMRSHSRADLSKDPNMIRSITVAGFIGLGLLLVGCNPESQSHRTLGGAAIGAGGGALIGGIAGGGRGAAIGAVAGGVAGAVVGRATTPNNCIFQDTSGRRFTGPCP from the coding sequence ATGGCGCACCCGACGTCTTGGCCTATTAGATTGATGCGTTCGCATTCGCGCGCAGACTTGAGCAAGGACCCCAATATGATCCGTTCGATCACAGTCGCCGGCTTTATCGGCCTCGGCCTTTTACTCGTAGGCTGCAACCCTGAGTCCCAGTCGCACCGCACGCTTGGCGGCGCCGCCATTGGCGCTGGCGGTGGCGCGCTCATCGGAGGGATCGCGGGCGGCGGACGTGGGGCCGCCATCGGTGCCGTAGCAGGTGGCGTGGCCGGCGCGGTGGTCGGTCGGGCAACGACCCCGAACAACTGCATCTTCCAGGACACGAGCGGTCGCCGTTTCACCGGTCCCTGCCCGTAA
- a CDS encoding AAA family ATPase, whose product MTLEREVTELRERLDARGYRVIAVRTAGKAPFEAGWRQTAGVPVFNQEGASTGIRCDKLRAVDIDVDDPDRAAEVEALVEKHFGPAPTRFRSNSPRVLSVYRSDRPRLKRTIALPFHTGSKIEILGDGQQFVAFGDHVSGVPYEWRDVPLDAVPFDDLPLITEGQEEAFERECKARWPMSAKTTADAPAGANGKIFGFFHTCIPSDVEAALDALPNDYVDRDKWLKIGMAARAGGASFEAFDRWSQKWWGYDPDHTRATWESFTDIRSITAASLFAEVFGRVPGWRKPSRRPDPNLGPEPGSSGDTNAHARPDDGPADGTEGWDRPASGAGVGTGGWDEAADDAGDGTADGGPPAGDRTADGDNPARDAGEGPEGWDEPPEPDPDGGGGDDTEGWDEPPEPEVLPIQPRVLRPAKDITPRRWLYGKAYLRQCVSALVAPGGSGKSIVAMVEALAMATGRRLLHDLPIRPLRVLYWNLEDPIDELERRFVGVARQFGITPDQYEGRLFFESGLDLPLKIASADGHGFTLDEASLAGLEATIVAHGLDVLVIDPVISAHGIPENDNVAVDAVIKALAAVATRANCAILLVHHARKGPAGQARELEAGDARGAAAFVDGCRHVRLVQRMTQKEAENFGIDPQQRWRHLRLVDGKTNHAPPAHASTWIRLENVPLYNHDADNPEGDHIGVPVPWEARLADTTISPALLEDIKATVRAGNYRAHFAAEDWVGYVLGPLLNLDPEIKEQRDRIRGYIRRLVQAGHLREEKRPDKNSDGRKYIIVPE is encoded by the coding sequence ATGACCCTCGAACGCGAGGTGACGGAGCTTCGCGAGCGCCTGGACGCCAGGGGCTATCGCGTCATCGCCGTGCGGACCGCCGGGAAGGCGCCATTCGAGGCGGGCTGGCGGCAGACGGCCGGCGTGCCGGTCTTCAACCAGGAAGGCGCGAGCACAGGAATTCGCTGCGACAAGTTGCGCGCCGTCGACATCGACGTTGACGATCCCGACAGGGCAGCCGAGGTCGAGGCGCTGGTCGAGAAACATTTCGGGCCGGCGCCGACGCGGTTCCGAAGCAATTCACCGCGCGTACTGTCCGTTTACCGCTCCGACCGGCCGCGCCTGAAACGGACGATCGCGCTGCCCTTTCACACCGGAAGCAAGATCGAGATACTCGGCGACGGTCAGCAGTTTGTCGCGTTCGGCGACCATGTGTCCGGCGTGCCCTACGAGTGGCGCGATGTGCCGCTCGACGCGGTTCCATTCGACGATCTGCCGCTGATCACCGAGGGGCAGGAAGAAGCGTTCGAGAGGGAGTGCAAGGCACGCTGGCCGATGTCGGCGAAGACGACAGCCGACGCTCCGGCAGGAGCCAACGGCAAGATCTTCGGTTTCTTTCACACCTGCATCCCGTCGGATGTCGAGGCCGCGCTCGACGCCCTGCCCAATGACTACGTTGACCGTGACAAGTGGCTGAAGATCGGCATGGCGGCGCGGGCCGGGGGAGCCTCGTTCGAGGCCTTCGACAGATGGTCCCAAAAGTGGTGGGGCTACGATCCAGATCACACGAGGGCTACCTGGGAGAGCTTCACCGACATCCGGTCGATCACGGCCGCGAGCCTCTTCGCTGAAGTTTTTGGGCGGGTCCCGGGCTGGAGGAAGCCGTCCAGGCGCCCGGACCCAAATCTTGGCCCGGAGCCTGGCAGCAGTGGCGATACGAACGCTCACGCTCGGCCCGACGACGGCCCTGCGGACGGCACCGAGGGTTGGGACAGACCCGCCAGCGGCGCCGGAGTCGGCACCGGGGGTTGGGACGAGGCCGCTGACGACGCCGGGGACGGCACTGCGGATGGGGGCCCGCCCGCCGGGGACCGCACTGCGGATGGGGACAATCCAGCCCGGGACGCCGGAGAGGGGCCCGAGGGGTGGGATGAGCCCCCCGAGCCAGACCCCGACGGCGGCGGCGGGGACGACACGGAAGGGTGGGACGAGCCCCCCGAGCCGGAGGTGCTGCCAATCCAGCCGCGCGTCCTTCGCCCGGCCAAGGACATTACGCCGCGGCGCTGGCTCTACGGCAAAGCCTATTTGCGGCAGTGCGTCTCTGCCCTCGTCGCGCCTGGCGGATCGGGAAAGTCGATCGTCGCCATGGTCGAGGCACTGGCGATGGCGACCGGGCGGCGGCTCCTGCACGACCTCCCAATCCGGCCCCTCAGGGTTTTGTATTGGAACCTTGAAGATCCAATCGACGAACTCGAGCGCCGCTTCGTTGGCGTCGCACGGCAATTCGGTATCACGCCCGATCAATACGAAGGCCGGTTGTTCTTCGAGAGCGGACTTGATCTGCCGCTCAAGATCGCCAGCGCCGACGGCCACGGGTTCACCCTCGACGAGGCGAGCCTCGCCGGGCTCGAGGCGACGATTGTCGCGCACGGTCTCGATGTCCTCGTGATTGATCCGGTGATCTCGGCGCACGGCATCCCGGAAAATGACAACGTCGCCGTCGACGCCGTGATCAAGGCCCTGGCTGCCGTCGCAACCAGAGCAAACTGCGCCATTCTGCTCGTCCATCACGCGCGCAAAGGCCCCGCCGGCCAAGCCCGCGAACTCGAAGCCGGTGACGCCCGCGGGGCCGCTGCCTTCGTCGACGGCTGCCGCCACGTTCGCCTGGTGCAGCGCATGACGCAGAAAGAGGCGGAGAATTTCGGGATCGATCCGCAGCAGCGCTGGCGCCACCTGCGCCTCGTCGATGGCAAGACCAACCACGCGCCGCCGGCCCATGCCTCGACCTGGATCAGGCTCGAGAACGTCCCGCTCTACAACCACGATGCCGACAACCCGGAAGGCGATCATATCGGCGTACCGGTCCCGTGGGAGGCGCGGTTGGCGGACACGACGATATCCCCGGCTCTCCTCGAGGATATCAAGGCCACGGTCCGCGCCGGCAACTACCGAGCCCACTTCGCGGCTGAAGATTGGGTCGGATACGTGCTTGGCCCGCTCTTGAACCTCGACCCCGAAATTAAGGAACAGAGGGACAGGATCCGTGGATACATCCGGCGCCTGGTGCAAGCCGGCCACCTGCGAGAGGAAAAGCGCCCGGACAAGAACAGCGATGGCAGGAAATACATTATTGTTCCCGAATAA
- a CDS encoding potassium transporter Kup, protein MTLGALGVVYGDIGTSPLYALKEAARAAAAGAALRPEAVIGCVSMILWALILIISIKYSILILRAGNRGEGGIMAMLALLKARHAKPGTGRAYVLVVGLVGAALLYGDGAITPAISVLSAIEGLKIDAPMLAPAVVPLTAAILMGVFLVQSKGTGFIGRLFGPIMLLWFLALALLGIRGILMAPEILAAINPLKALYFITHTAPLVGFAVLGATFLAVTGGEAMYADMGHFGPKPIRLAWFTIVLPALMLNYFGQGGLLLTQPAALTNPFYQLAPDWAHYPLIFFATAAAVIASQAVITGAFSLTRQAVQLGLFPAVHIKHTAHDQRGQVYIPIVNWMICLATLTSVFMFRSSDALAGAYGIAVSLLMAITTGLAALIALKWGYNPILVVAVNGFFLLIDLAFFSANLPKLHEGGWYPLVLALVLVVVMLTWRGGLALVEAARGRQREPEWDFLNMLATNPPLRLPGTAAFLASAARGLPLSLTHFVRHNHALHERVLLVTGKLEEIPRVPDENRMQVIELAPGVTRVILHFGFMETPRIPDGLRCGADRGLLPGVDLDQMSYYIGRETIIPRADIVGMAMWRETLFSFMQRNAERSAAHFHIPAKQVVEVGVEIEI, encoded by the coding sequence CTGACGCTCGGCGCTCTGGGCGTCGTTTATGGCGACATCGGCACCAGCCCGCTCTATGCGCTCAAGGAAGCGGCGAGGGCCGCGGCTGCCGGAGCAGCCTTGCGGCCGGAAGCCGTTATCGGCTGTGTCTCGATGATCCTCTGGGCGCTGATCCTGATCATCTCGATCAAGTACTCGATCTTGATCCTGCGCGCCGGCAATCGCGGCGAAGGCGGCATCATGGCGATGCTGGCCCTGCTCAAGGCGCGCCATGCCAAGCCCGGCACAGGGCGCGCCTATGTCCTCGTCGTCGGCCTCGTCGGTGCCGCCTTGCTCTATGGCGATGGCGCGATCACGCCGGCCATCTCTGTGCTCAGCGCGATCGAGGGCCTCAAGATCGACGCACCGATGCTGGCGCCGGCCGTCGTGCCGCTGACCGCCGCGATCCTGATGGGCGTCTTCCTGGTCCAGAGCAAGGGCACCGGCTTCATCGGTCGGCTGTTCGGGCCGATCATGCTGCTCTGGTTCCTGGCGCTCGCTCTGCTCGGCATCCGGGGCATCCTGATGGCGCCGGAGATTCTCGCAGCGATCAACCCGTTGAAGGCGCTCTACTTCATTACCCACACCGCCCCGCTAGTCGGCTTCGCCGTACTGGGCGCCACATTCCTGGCTGTGACCGGTGGCGAGGCGATGTATGCGGATATGGGCCATTTCGGTCCAAAACCCATCCGCCTCGCCTGGTTCACCATCGTGCTGCCTGCGCTGATGCTCAATTATTTTGGCCAGGGCGGGCTGCTGCTCACCCAACCTGCAGCCCTTACCAACCCATTCTACCAACTCGCCCCGGACTGGGCGCACTACCCATTGATCTTCTTCGCCACCGCCGCCGCCGTCATCGCCTCGCAGGCGGTAATCACCGGCGCCTTCTCGCTTACTCGACAGGCAGTGCAGCTGGGCCTCTTCCCCGCCGTCCACATCAAGCACACGGCTCATGACCAAAGGGGACAGGTCTACATTCCGATCGTTAACTGGATGATCTGCCTGGCGACACTCACCTCGGTCTTCATGTTCCGCTCGTCCGATGCGCTGGCCGGCGCCTATGGCATCGCCGTCTCATTGCTCATGGCCATCACCACCGGACTTGCAGCGCTGATCGCCCTCAAATGGGGCTACAACCCAATCCTTGTCGTGGCGGTCAACGGCTTCTTCCTGCTGATCGACCTTGCCTTCTTCTCCGCCAACCTGCCGAAGCTGCATGAAGGTGGCTGGTATCCCCTGGTCCTGGCGCTCGTGCTGGTGGTGGTCATGCTGACCTGGCGGGGCGGCCTCGCTTTGGTGGAGGCCGCGCGTGGCCGCCAACGCGAGCCGGAGTGGGACTTTCTCAACATGCTCGCGACGAACCCGCCACTCCGCCTGCCGGGCACCGCCGCCTTTCTGGCCTCGGCCGCGCGCGGGCTTCCGCTCTCACTCACGCATTTCGTTCGCCACAATCATGCCCTGCACGAGCGCGTTCTTCTTGTTACCGGAAAGCTCGAGGAAATCCCGCGCGTGCCCGACGAAAACCGGATGCAGGTGATCGAACTCGCGCCAGGCGTCACTCGCGTGATCCTGCATTTCGGTTTCATGGAGACGCCACGTATTCCCGATGGCCTGCGCTGCGGCGCCGACCGGGGTCTTCTGCCGGGCGTCGATCTCGACCAAATGTCGTACTACATTGGCCGCGAGACGATCATTCCGCGCGCGGACATAGTGGGAATGGCCATGTGGCGCGAGACGCTCTTCTCCTTTATGCAGCGTAACGCCGAGCGCTCAGCTGCCCATTTCCACATCCCGGCGAAGCAGGTTGTGGAGGTCGGCGTGGAGATCGAGATCTGA
- a CDS encoding tyrosine-type recombinase/integrase, which translates to MPRARLTKSIIDALPTPSRELVYWDETLPGFGVKVTPAGRKVFIVLYRTGGAGSALRKYTIGPHGRVTLHLARGEAHKVLSARREGRDPAAEKGEARRRLSSDRVEDVVKLFVQQHASKRRSGREIERLLRRDMVERWGARSIHSITKRDVVACLGEVVDRGAPIGANKLLRVMRTLFNWCIGKALLERSPCDGIPAPSRVISRDRVLSDAELAQVLMAARQLGGAYGGIVELLALTAQRREEVARMGWDEIDLEARTWTLPAGRTKNGRPHLVHLTDPAAALIRRMPRLGHYVFTPSGAAPFNNFSKAKRELDGLAGIVGWRLHDLRRTAVSGMARLGIAPHVADKILNHTSGTISGVAAVYQRHEFMAERRDALERWGQHVAELLAAQPSSTARLSGRLEPVPGEMR; encoded by the coding sequence ATGCCACGGGCACGCCTGACCAAGTCCATCATTGATGCCCTTCCGACACCGTCGCGCGAGCTGGTCTATTGGGACGAGACGCTGCCGGGCTTCGGCGTCAAGGTAACCCCCGCCGGGCGAAAGGTGTTCATCGTCCTCTACCGCACCGGCGGGGCGGGGTCGGCCTTGCGCAAATATACCATCGGGCCCCATGGCCGCGTCACGTTGCATCTGGCTCGGGGTGAAGCGCACAAGGTGCTCAGCGCGCGGCGGGAGGGGCGCGACCCGGCTGCAGAGAAGGGCGAAGCGCGGCGCAGGCTGTCGAGCGATCGGGTCGAGGACGTCGTGAAACTGTTTGTCCAGCAGCATGCCTCCAAGCGCCGGTCAGGGCGGGAGATCGAGCGGCTGCTCCGCCGGGATATGGTCGAGCGCTGGGGCGCGCGCAGCATCCATTCCATCACCAAACGGGACGTGGTGGCCTGCCTGGGCGAGGTCGTCGACCGGGGAGCCCCGATCGGGGCCAACAAGCTCCTCAGGGTCATGCGCACCTTGTTCAACTGGTGCATCGGCAAGGCGCTGCTCGAGCGGTCGCCCTGCGATGGTATCCCAGCGCCCAGTCGCGTGATCTCGCGCGATCGCGTGCTGTCCGACGCGGAACTGGCCCAGGTGCTGATGGCAGCCCGTCAATTGGGTGGTGCCTATGGCGGTATCGTGGAACTGCTGGCCCTGACGGCCCAGCGCCGCGAGGAAGTCGCCCGGATGGGCTGGGACGAGATCGACCTTGAGGCGCGGACCTGGACGCTTCCCGCGGGGCGAACCAAGAACGGCCGGCCCCACCTGGTCCATCTGACGGATCCCGCGGCCGCGTTGATCCGGCGCATGCCTCGGCTCGGGCACTACGTCTTCACCCCGAGCGGCGCTGCCCCCTTCAATAACTTCTCCAAGGCGAAGCGGGAGCTGGACGGACTAGCCGGGATTGTCGGCTGGCGCTTGCATGATCTGAGGCGGACGGCCGTTTCAGGCATGGCCCGGCTCGGAATAGCTCCTCACGTAGCCGACAAGATCCTCAATCATACGTCCGGCACCATTTCCGGCGTCGCGGCAGTCTACCAGCGCCACGAGTTCATGGCGGAGCGACGCGATGCGCTCGAGCGCTGGGGCCAGCACGTTGCGGAGCTGTTGGCAGCGCAGCCAAGCTCGACAGCACGTCTTTCAGGCCGCCTGGAGCCAGTGCCCGGAGAGATGCGATGA